DNA sequence from the Vallitalea longa genome:
CAATATATAGAACAGATGGATTTACTGGAAGATTAGATAAATCAGTTTCTATATCTGATTCAGTTAGTACATCAACTTCTGATACATGGGGTGTTTCTATATCCTTAGGTTGTAAAGCGGATATATTTTCTAGCAGTGTAACATCTAATCATTCACAAACAGTTACCGAAACAGTAGGCCACACTGTAACAAAATCTTATAGCGAAGGCTATACCTATGGTTTCCCTTTAGCCACTGCTCCTGCTGAATGCACTAAAGCTGAGATGGGAATTGGCTTCCAATATCAAACTTATCGTTCACTTATCGATGTAAAAAAATTAGTTCCAGTTGAAAAATATGTAAAAATTGTAAGCAGTCAATATATAAATGAATGTAGTATCTGCCAGTACTATCAAGAACATGGAGGTGTAATGCCAAAACATCGACACAATGGTTTCGTTGGCGTTAGATATGAGCTAGCAGATGGATCAGTATATTGTATTGAAGAAGACATGGTAGATATACTGATAAAAACAGGTACAATAAAAAATGGAAAGTACAGAAAAACTGTAAACGAATGGAAGAGAGAAACTATAGAAGGTACAGTATTACTTCCTACAGATGTCATGGTAACAACTTATTATGACAAAAACGGTAATGTAATACCAGTTAATTAATAAGTTAACTATTACTGATTTATTTTTTATAGCAATCTGTTTTTTATTATGAAATACTATTTGTTAATATTAAGGGACTTGATTAATAATCAATATATTGGTTCATCATACTAATCTTAGCCATGATATTCCAATAAATATTATAAACCAGTCCCTTATATCATTTATCTAATCCAACTCTTCCCTTGCTAGTGTTGTTATTTCATCTCCACCAACTTCATACCATTTCTCAACAAATTCATCAAATTTATCTATATCATATTCACCGTTAATAATTTTATAGGAATATTCTCTATAGAGATTATTCATGTTCGCCCAATTTGTTTCTAATTCATTTGGAATATAAAAAATAATATCTTCCACATAATAACTGGAGGTTATATCCAAGGATTCCTGCCCTAATTCACTTAATAATGGAACTGGAGATTCCCATGAAGGAACATCAAAAAATCTCGCATACCAATCTTCGGCTTTTTCAGTTCTAGATATATCACCATTGATATCTACTTCATAATCTCTACCTTCAAATCCTAGCCTATCCAAAAATTGTCCTTCATCAGAAGCCATAAATTCTAGCACCTGAAATGCTATATCTTTATTTGGAGAATCAGCGGAAATCGCAAAGCCCATCTCTTCCCTTGAAACATCTATCGGCGCGAAGCCCATACCTTCTTCTCCTTTTGGAGGATTAAGTGGAATAAGGTCTGTTTCGACTCCAGCATTCCTAAGTTTGGTATTATATATCTCAATAACTTTTCCAGCTGAGCCTATAACCATACCAACTTTACCTGTATATAATTTATCTTCCATGGTATCCCATTTAGTTGAAACATATTCAGGGTCAAGTATATTTTCTTTCAACAACTTATGATAAAAGGCCAATTTCTCTTTCTCATAGGAACTCACTTTTGAATAGATATATTCTCCATTTTCATCTTTTATCCAAGTAGTAGACATAGAGAAAGCAGCATTGAATATGTCATCAAGTCTTGATGTATCTCCAGTAACTGTTATACCATAAGTATCTTGTTTACCATTGTGGTCAAAATCACTTTCAGCAAAAGCTTTCAATACATTGTAATAATCTTCAACCGTTTCTGGTATAGGTAAATTCAATTCATCTAGCCAATCTTTACGTACTACTGCCAACTTAGGCGTGTTATACCTTATTCTTAATAAATAAGGATATGAAGAGATACGACATTTGTTATAAGGTTCCAAAGCGTCTTGAAATACATTTGAATCTCTGATATATTCAGTTAGATCAAGTAACAATCCTTGTTCAGCCAATTGTATATCAGCTCCATCTCTGAGCCATATGATATCAGGTATAGTACCCCCATCAATCATTAAATTCAATTGTTCCAGATAATCACCTTTAGGAAGGTCAACTAATTCTAATTTTGCTTTTATTCCATTTTCTATTAGAGCCTCATTAATTTTATCTATATAAGCCAAATCATCTGGGTTGGATGGAATAAAATCTTTTTCAACTAAAGTTACTGTAACTATTTCATCTTCTATATCATTTTCATCTGGTTCTATTTCATTATTAGCATCTTGATTGTCATTTTTTTCACCATCATCAATTTCAATGCTAGATTCTTGAATTTCATTTTCCTCACCTTTTGCAGTTGGTTCACTATTACTACTACAGCCAGATAATATAATCATTAATATGAAGCATATGAAAAGATTCATTATCTTTTTTCTATTGGTCATAAATATCCTCCTCGACTATTGTTTGTTTACCAATCAATATTCATAATAGAAAATCATTTACTATTAATGCATACTTGGTAATAATATTAAGGATAATTATTCCCTATTTTATGTTTTTTATACTTATTTTTCCATATATTATAATGCCCTACAGTATGCTAGCTCTTATGCTACTAGATACTGGATTAATATTAATTTCATATGCTTAAAAAGCAGAGGGGTTCCCATAAGACAAAAAAGTCTATATTATGAAATACAGACTTTATCTATTATTACTATACTGAAATTATTTGGATAATATCTCTTCCATGACTGTATCAATACCATCAATAAAATCTCTAAATGTATTTTCTACAGTGATATCTGGATAAATGGAGTCGTCATCATTTTTGCTAGCGTTAAAATATTTTGTGGAGTATTTTATGGTTATTCCATTATTGGGTAATGTAAACGTTTTGACTTCACCATAATGATTAGGTCTACCACCTGTGGGAGTACCTATTATTGTTGCATTAGTTTCCGATTGCATTTCTTCAGTATTGAGTATTGCAGAAGAAAAAGTACTAGCTCCGATTACTACAAATAAATTATCCTTTTTATTAAGTTCATTATTTTTAGCTAAATAATTAATTAGTGGTTTAATAATTCTAGAATCTCCTCCACCATTATTCC
Encoded proteins:
- a CDS encoding extracellular solute-binding protein, translated to MTNRKKIMNLFICFILMIILSGCSSNSEPTAKGEENEIQESSIEIDDGEKNDNQDANNEIEPDENDIEDEIVTVTLVEKDFIPSNPDDLAYIDKINEALIENGIKAKLELVDLPKGDYLEQLNLMIDGGTIPDIIWLRDGADIQLAEQGLLLDLTEYIRDSNVFQDALEPYNKCRISSYPYLLRIRYNTPKLAVVRKDWLDELNLPIPETVEDYYNVLKAFAESDFDHNGKQDTYGITVTGDTSRLDDIFNAAFSMSTTWIKDENGEYIYSKVSSYEKEKLAFYHKLLKENILDPEYVSTKWDTMEDKLYTGKVGMVIGSAGKVIEIYNTKLRNAGVETDLIPLNPPKGEEGMGFAPIDVSREEMGFAISADSPNKDIAFQVLEFMASDEGQFLDRLGFEGRDYEVDINGDISRTEKAEDWYARFFDVPSWESPVPLLSELGQESLDITSSYYVEDIIFYIPNELETNWANMNNLYREYSYKIINGEYDIDKFDEFVEKWYEVGGDEITTLAREELD